DNA from Oncorhynchus masou masou isolate Uvic2021 chromosome 5, UVic_Omas_1.1, whole genome shotgun sequence:
gatgtccttacacagctctctggtcttggccattgtggagaggttggagtctgtttgattgagtgtgtggacaggtgtcttttatacaggtaacgagttcaaacaggtgcagttaatacaggtaatgagtggtgAACAGGGGGGCTTtaaaatggaccattatcatgcacctgtctccaGGCACGggaaaaaaatgtaatctatgcacttaaatagcgactGGAGGAAGCTATTCCTTTACTTAATTTGCATTGccctcctgttgtaaagagatgCATTgtacttaatattaggaaagttgataaataaatataatagGCCTAGCATATAGAAAGCCGATGGATCCTCTTTTTCATGGAGGcaatcactctgttttctcacaatcttttatttaagctttatttaactagtcaagtcagttaagaacaaattcttattcttacaatggcctaccctggccaagccctaacccagatgactctgggccaattgtgcgctgccctatgggactcccaatcacggccggttgtgaaacagcctggaatcgaactaggtctgtagtgacgcctctagcactgagatgcggtgccttagaccgctgtgccatatcctatagaaattttgtgcaacatgggctctcatgaagtgtttgcaTTGAtatcagagtgattagagggacaatggagtgctgagtaccaggcagttagcaagtttggtaggctactaatgaccattcGCTGCATCAgcgcttggagaagcctaattaccatgaCGAAACGGTCACGCGGAAGTTGACTACCATCATGACTCGGGACCGCTGGTGTGGTGGtcatacggtcaccgtaacagccctacccATAAaataatgcagccaccactaagcttgaaaatatggagagtgatactcagtaatgtgttctatTGGATTTGCTCCATACATtgtgctttgtattcaggataaaaTGTTAATTGCTTAGCCAATGTTTTgacagtattactttagtaccttgttgcaaataggatgcatgtttttgaatatttttattctgtatgggcttccttttcactctgtcaattaggttagtattgtgtaaTAACTAATACTGTTAATCCATCCTCAGCTTTCTCCTATCAAGCCATTATTAACAGGCTATAAGTAACACAAAACCCGCCCCATCAAAAACCTGTCAATTTACGGCTGTCCGCATCTGCGTTGGAAGGTTGCCGAGCGACAGTGGTGtttttgtcagaccatgagatatCCTGAAAATCAGCCTTCTtacgaaaacgtctgtagcgttCGAAtcctttgggctacaaactaatatgaccccacgttGGAAAGGTAAGACTCTCACAAACAGATAATGGTTGGTCTACGACACCAAACAGTGCCACTGGACTCTCTGAATTTAAaccatacaaatgaatggaagtatggaggtagttttgtgccaacaaaaatatatacactgctgaaaaaaacaaagggaacactaaaataacacatcctagatctgaatgaatgaaatatacttattaaatacttttttctttacatagttgaatgtgctgacaacaaaatcacacaaaaattatcaatagaaatcaaatttatcaaccattggatgtctggatttggagtcacactcaaaattaacctgttgatgctctgggggcgctatttcatttttggatgaaaaacgttcccgttttaaacaagatattttgtcacaaaaagatgctcgactatgcatataattgatagctttcgaaagaaaacactctgacgtgtccagaactaccaagatattttctgtgcgtgccctagaacgtgagcttcaggcaaaaccaagatgagacggcatccaggaaaagagcaggatttttgaagctctgttttccattgtctccttatatggctgtgaacgcgagaggagtgagtcaaccctttctgtcgtttccccaaggtgtctgcagcattgtgacgtatttgtaggcagatcattggaagattgaccataagagaccacatttaccaggtgtccgcccggtgtcctgcgccgaaattggtgcgcaaaagtcagctgccagtattattccatgggattcagagaggaaagcaagcttccacgaacgatatatcaatgaagagatatgtgaaaaaacaccttgaggattgattccaaacaacgtttgccatgtttcggtcgatattatgtagttaattcggaaaaagttttacgttgtaggtgactgaattttcggtttgtttcggtagccagatgcaatgtagaaaacggaacgatttctcctacacacagacgctttcaggaaaaactgcgcatttggtatgtaactgagagtctcctcattgaaaacatcagaagctcttcaaaggtaaatgattttatttatttggttatctggtttttgtgaaaatgttgcgtgctaaatgctactcaaaatgctatgctagctttgcatactcttacacaaattagtcaatttctatggttcaaaagcatattttgaaaatctgagatgacagtgttgttaagaaaaggctaagcttgagagcagacgcattattttcattttatttgcgattttcagaaatcgttaatgttgcgttatgctaatgagcctgaggctttagtcacgatcccggatccgggatggggagttccaagaggttaaagtggaaaaccacactacaggctgatccaactttgatgtaatgtcctaaaaacaagtcaaaatgaggctcagtagtgtgtgtggcctccacgtgcctgtatgacctccctacaatgcctgggcatgctcctgatgaggtggcgggtggtctcctgagggatctcctcccagacctggactaaagcatccgccaactcctgaacagtctgtggtggatggagcgagacatgatgtcccagatgtgctcaattggattcaggtctggggaacgggcgggccagtccatagcaccaatgccttcctcttgcaggaactgctgacacactccagccacatgaggtctagcattgtcttgcattaggtggaacccagggccaaccgcaccagcatatggtctcacaaggggtctgaggatctcatcccggtacctaatggcagtcaggctacctctggcgagcacatggagggctgtgcggccccccaaagaaatgccaccccacaccatgactgacccaccgccaaactggtcatgctggaggatgttgcaggcagcagaacgttctccacggcgtctccagactgtcacgtctgtcacatgtgctcagtgtgaacctactttcatctgtgaagagcacaaggcgccagtggcgaatttgccaatcttggtgttctctggcaaatgccatacgtcctgcacggtgttgggctgtaaacacaacccacacctgtggacgtcgggccttcataccaccctcatggagtctgtttctgaccatttgagcagacacatgcacatttgtggcctgctggaagtaattttgcagggctctggcagtgctcctcctgctcccccttgcacaaaggcagaggtagctgTCCTGCTGCTGAGTTGTTGCCCGCcaacggcctcctccacgtctcctggtgTACTGgcttgtctcctggtagcacctccatgctctggacactacgctgacagacacagcaaaccttcttgccacagctcgcattgatgtgtcatcctggatgagccacttgtgtgggttgtagactccgtctcattctaccactagagtgaacgcaccaccagcattcaaaagtgaccaaaacatcagccaggaagcataggaactgagaagtgatctggtcaccacctgcagaaccactcctttattgggcgtgtcttgctaaatgcctataatttccacctgttgtctattccatttgcacaacagcatgtgaaatttattgtcaatcagtgttgcttcctaagtggacagtttgatttcacagaagtgtgattgacttggagttacattgtgttgtttaagtgttccctttatttttttgagcagtgtattatcctgagctttcttatatctcctagacaTAGGACATGCATTTTAAAACATTGTgatttattttgtaaatgtatgaatgtgttattcagtaCATTTCTATGCGCtgtagtagtaaaggccaaataaaatattttatcaaataactTTTGCATATTATTGTACACccaaaggggtcctaaaattccaaatcaaatagctaaatgatccatggtatggccaccttaaaacaattccatattttAGCTTAGTAGAATTTTtactcatctaccaataggtgcccttggcgaggcattggaaaagctctctagtctttgtggttgaacctgtgcttgaaattcactgcttgactgtggaaccttacagataattgtatgtgatGGATAAAAAGATGGTGTAGTCATTCAACAATcctattaaacactattattccATGTCCATGCtttttatgtgacttgttaagaatttttttactcctgaacttatttaggcttgccgtaacataagaatacttattgactcaatacatttcagcttttaattttttacatttttattttttatcagtgacacaatcatttaaaaaaagccattttaaattcagaataacacaacaaaatgtggaagaaaaagtcaaggggtgtgaactttctgaaggcactggtgtgtatacatgcatacatgctgagtgtacaaaacattaaggacagcttcctaatgttgagttgcagcccccctttttgccctcagaacagtctcaattcgtcagggcatagACTCTATAATGTGTCAAAAGCATTCTACAGGGATGCctgccaatgttgactccaatgcttcccacagttggctggttggctggatgtcaagttggctggaccattcttaatacacacaggaaactgttaagCATTAAGAACCTAGCAGCATTGCagttgacacaaaccggtgtgccagGCActttactaccataccccgttcaaaggcacttaaatattttgtctgaatggcacacagacaatccatgtctcaattgtctcaaagcttacaAATTCTTCTTTAATCTGTTTCCTCCCTTTATCTACAATGAaggggatttaacaagtgacatcaataagggatcatatctttcatctggtttcacctggccagtctcatggaaagagcaggtgtccttaatgttttttttttacactcagtGGATAGATAGATATTGAATTACATTTTTCCTTCCACATTTTCATTACAATTCAGCTTGCTGCCATAATTATTTGGTGAAGAACAATAAAACCCgttatctctatatatatctatatatatctatatatatatatagagtgtatatatatatatatatatatacactctatatatatatatagatatatcaTGAGAAAATTAATTTAGTTACACACCTTTCAAAATAAACCACTGAAAATATAGAGTATGTACACATGGAGAAGAATTATCCAGCTATGTGATCTATAAAGACCTTTACCCTTGGCTGGTGGTGTTTGAAAGGGACACATTTTGAGGATAAGTGCTCTTTCACCCGACACATCAGGTACCTCTTCAGATACTTACAAAAGGTCTGATCTCTAAGCCCATAAACTATTGGACTAATAAGCCTGGGCAAAATATGAACAATTACATAGCTAGTAAAACGGATCTCCAGCGCATGTGTGGAAAATATATATAGCATCAGGCTGTCAATCAAAGGGCCTATGTAGGTGAACATGCACATTAACAACTGTACAGCATGAAGCAAGATGGTGTTGCGAGCCTTCTTGGCATCCGCATTAGCCGCCTTGGCAGTGAACATGATCCTGAAATACGTATAGAAAAGAGTGAACCAAACAACAGTCAGATACACAGCGTGGGAAATGTTTTTCTTCTCTATCAGGTACGGGTTGCGGAAAAGTGAGTCTCGGCTACAGAATATTTTGGAGTGGAAGAACTGAAGTGGTTCTGTGGCCAAGAGAATGAAAAGGTCAGGTAAAATTGGAATGGTGGCCATGATCCAAATGATGCCAATGAGAATGTAGGTCCTGCGCACTGTACATATCTGAGAATGGCGCAGCGGTATACATATAGCTATATAGCGCTCTAAGGCCATGGTAGCCAGGTTCACAGGAGTATTCAAAGTGGTAAAAATGGCGATCATCAAAAGAAAGCAGCAAAAAGACACATTGATTGTGAACAGGATGTAGCTTATGACATGCAGGAAGACAGCAATGGTCAATTGGATCATGTCATTGATCACCAGGTGGATGAAGAGGATGTAGCGAGGGTTGACATTGAAGGTCTCGTGTTTCAAGAAGGTGTGGACAAATGTGCcattgatgtagttgatggagatcCACAGCGCCACCACAATAATGTTCTTTGTCAAAGCCGTGACAAACGTGTCTCTGACGTTGAGAGAGACGTGTGTGACGTTGCCATCGACTGAGAAATTCATCGCTCAATAGTTGCAACCTGTAATGCAGTAGATTAGCAATATTTGGGCTGAAATATAAGGTAAATCAGAGAGTGCTTTGTCATTTACATCCTCAAAAGTTCAGATATTTACCTCATCATCCATGAGTTTTATCATACTGCTGCTATTTCTAAATCTTGCTGTAATAATGACTTGGTTAGGTACAGTAATGTACCATCTACTCACCTTTCTAGATGTCCTCTAATCTCAAGATCAACCTGACATAATATGTGAGTCTTCATCTCTGGCATGAGTTTATATAGTATAATTTGAGTCCTGGGACTAACTTCTGACAAGGAGGGTCATTCCCTTAACACGGGCCATATTGCTCACACATACAGCTTTGCCACATGAGGGTGTTGGAAAAAAACATGATTACATGATATGGTTTAAGTGATGTTTAACTCATAATCTAATGTAACACCTTTTTCCCACTTACTTTGGCTGTCATCGATTGCCCAAGACAGATTCTTTTGATATTTTCTAGCTAAATACATTCCtttaattgttttgttttctgcTGCTTGCGATTTGAAAAATGATTTGATTTAATATTCGTCATTCTCACATTCAATTTCAAATCAGCATCCCTTTGAAAATAATCGGATCCCCAATGGACACATGAGAATAGATCATTCACAGCTTGTGCATAATCAAGGGAAGGCTACAAAGCCCACGCCCAAATACATTTTCATATATTCATGCTTATTGACATAGCCTAAacaaatacactgtatatattcaATCTCCAATCTCCACAGTTGGATCTGTGGAGAGCCTATTCCTCTCTCACTCAGATTTCTGGCTCACAGCCTATGAGTACATTAGATGTACATTATGTACTTATTGACCTCTGAAGAAGTCAAAGTGGGTTTAAGTTGACTCCAAATCCCTGTTACCACCAAAGTTCATCAAAATCACAATTTACATATGTtgaacattttgttacatttatttCACCAGTTTCTTGTGGTTCCTGAATGGGGAAACATCACTGTTAATGTGCTAGTTGCTAAAGGGTGGTGACTCAAATATGAACTTCTGTAATAAAATCGCCAAAGTTCTATATCATCAGTGCTTTAGACTCCAAATAACACTGTGCAAGTCTGTTTACTACCTTAAAGGCATTTTGATACTGTAGACCATGCACTGCTTTTATAAAGTTACACAATATTCAGCTATGTACAACTGCTATTGTTTTGTTCAACTGTCTTTCCATACATTGCTGGCATTGTTTACCGAGTGCTTAATTGCAACATGCCTGTTTGCCTATGGGTTCTCTTTTCCTATTTCATTTTAAAGAGTGGAATATATTCTGTCCACTCATCTATGATTTATCACTTGATGTGAttattaaaacatgtatttttcatccaaaattaaCCAAAACAAACTCAACCATGATACACTTAACACCCGGTGAAtatacactgttacactgtttaGCATTGAATGTGTAGTGGGCCCCACTTCAGGACCCACAGGAGGGTCAAGGTAGGCTGATATGTGCCTGGGCTTGTGCCATCATGGCCATTGAGGCCAAAATAAATGATTTGATTGGCTGAACATTGTGCTCTTCAGCTCAAATTTCTGTAATCAAACCCAGTAAACCAACACGTAAAGCATGGTATGAAGAGCAGCTGAATCAATACAGGTGTCTCAGGAAGTGGTTTTACTTTTAGACAGCTATATGGTATGTGCCAACACTTCCTTGTCTAAGCTCCTCTGCTTCTTCCGTTCACTTGGCAATGTTACACCAGACTGAAAACTTTTTAAAGGCCGATTGTTGTTGAAAAGCAGTTGCATATGTTTTTCCACAGCTCCTTGTGAGAGTTGAAGGCCAGACTACCTATTGGGACAATTAACATGTCTTTTACCAAGGCTTGGGGGAccatctgacatttcacattctccaGTCTGGCTGGGAGTCGGCAAACACGGCAATGGAAAGGGGAGATCCGTCCCATTAGCCTTAATTAGAAGCTACTGACAAAGGTCATCCAGGGCGGGACACTTGTGGAACGACAACATGGCATCCCAGGGACTGATTAGAACATCTATGGAGATAAGAACTGAAGTTCATCACCATAAAGTATGTCTCTGTTTGCAAACAATAATTAAGCAAGATCCCACTACACATTACTTGTCAATTTAGTCCCTCGGGGGTACACGCAACAACACTTCTCAGCCCAATTACAGGGTGACTACTCTCTGGTTGCAATGATTCTACGAGCCGGTTCAGAGTTATGAAGAAACAACACCGAGAACAGTTCAGTCTTTATTACCATCTGTGCCAGAATAGAGTCTTCAATCATTACAGAAAAAGGTTATTAGAGAAAATACAAAAAGTACAGGTAACCAAATATAGGAGTATAAATATTTCCTATCACATGGTCGTTTAATGCAAGACTAAATAAAGAAACTAAAAGGCCCTCTTGTTCATTTACATCGCTCAGTGATATTCTCTCGGTCTCAAGAAAATGCAGTAAAATGCTTCAAAGATAGGGCAAATCAGTTCAACTGTAAAAGCTCACTCCatttaaaataaattataaaCAGGGTGGTTCGAGCTCTGaacgctgattggctgacagctgtggtatatcataccatttaccacaggtatgacaaaacatgtagtTTTACTTCTCTAATTACATTGGCAAACAgttcataatagcaataaggcaccttgtgggtttgtgatatatggccaatataccacggctaagggctgtgtccaggcaccccGCGTTGTGTCATGCTTAAGaacatataccacacctcctcggggcTTATTGCTTAAGTAAACCACAGCAAAAGTTGGGCGTAAACTTCCCTTCCTTTGTGGTGGTATTTTGATTTCACATAATATACCAGTATATTCATGACCTCATTCAACTTCATAAATAGTTACAAAGTAAGACAATCAATGTGATCTTAATTACTCATTTAGGATGTCTTTTTGGAGCTCAAATTCATACAGAACTTTCTCATCCACTTGACAGTAATGTTTTGCTGTGATCTAGGTAATTTTGTGACGCTTGGTTTCACTTTTGTGAATCCAGGAACCCTCATTTTGTATTCTTTACGACTCTCCTATCATTTATTCCTCTAAAAATATTGGATTATATTACTTTCTATGAGAAAATGCGTCCGAATTTGAAGTGGTAATATTATACTAATTAATTATTTTTTCCCCCAGTTATTTGCTGCTGGTATCAAACTTGCTATAAACACATTACATTAACAAACCATATAAAACATATTAAGGATAAATGGAGCACAAATAAAACCGTCTGGTGTGAGAATGGAAAAATACTGTGTATTTAAGACGCACTATGGAGACATCGCCCcggcatttcctggttgctaaaattctaatagtttgcctaatttaaGTTCATAGTGACATTATAGTGTAGAGCATCATTGTACCATGTAAACcgttgtgaaatatattttccataaccaataatattttattttcagcTGAAAAAAGACACAAACAAAACTTTATAACGGGAAGCATAGAACCGATCTACCAGCTTCTTAGACTTTCAATGACAGATTTATAActcatatttctatgtgaatttggttgggtgcCCAAAAAGTTGCATATTGGAGCTTTAAGTTATAAGCAATGGCTGTATTTTCTAGTTGCCTGTGCTGTTGTCTACATTAAGTATGGATGTGCTTGACATGACTTAAGTCCATTGCATGTCCACATTCATGCACTGAAATAAGATATTCTACATAAAATATTGTTTTGGGTCATTTACATCATGGAAAGTCGACATTGATAGGACTTGTGTTTTTACTGTTAGATTCTTGGCAGGAAAATTATTCTATGCTCAAAGCATCTCCTTATTCTTGTTGGGTTACTTGAATGACATCCCTCATTTGCGTGACAGCAGCTGGTTCTCCATGTCCTCCAATTGTGCAGTCATACCCGCCAGTATAAATGGGTTAAGGAAATAAACACATAATTCAATTTTATTGTCAAATGGCCTGTATGAAAAAAGTTGGGCTGAGTTGAATG
Protein-coding regions in this window:
- the LOC135528964 gene encoding odorant receptor 131-2-like, translated to MNFSVDGNVTHVSLNVRDTFVTALTKNIIVVALWISINYINGTFVHTFLKHETFNVNPRYILFIHLVINDMIQLTIAVFLHVISYILFTINVSFCCFLLMIAIFTTLNTPVNLATMALERYIAICIPLRHSQICTVRRTYILIGIIWIMATIPILPDLFILLATEPLQFFHSKIFCSRDSLFRNPYLIEKKNISHAVYLTVVWFTLFYTYFRIMFTAKAANADAKKARNTILLHAVQLLMCMFTYIGPLIDSLMLYIFSTHALEIRFTSYVIVHILPRLISPIVYGLRDQTFCKYLKRYLMCRVKEHLSSKCVPFKHHQPRVKVFIDHIAG